The proteins below come from a single Brevundimonas sp. LM2 genomic window:
- a CDS encoding PP2C family serine/threonine-protein phosphatase, which translates to MIVSASPLPLRTASRRARYALDIHADQVQGMRPRQEDGALVRRVRDAVLVAVADGVGGHPAGEEAAALALDTLDQNFLVQNFATPLEAGDWLAAVFKTAHAAVTAFGKGWSADGKRPCTTLTAAVILPRSGVFAYASAGDSHLYRCDGKAGIARLTTVQQDEKGRLTSCIGGKRLVIDGAGQLYLMRPGETLLFATDGLDVLSLPLVAATVGDAPTASAAAAKLLDLVDRRAHPKQDNASLAVVRVRPAQPDAVAARDAGLAGRAGAAR; encoded by the coding sequence ATGATCGTCAGCGCCTCGCCCCTGCCGCTCCGCACCGCCAGCCGCCGCGCCCGCTACGCGCTCGACATTCACGCCGACCAGGTCCAGGGCATGCGCCCGCGCCAGGAAGACGGCGCGCTGGTGCGCCGGGTGCGCGACGCTGTTCTCGTCGCCGTGGCCGACGGGGTCGGCGGTCATCCGGCCGGCGAGGAAGCGGCCGCATTGGCGCTCGATACCCTGGATCAGAATTTCCTTGTCCAGAACTTCGCGACCCCGCTTGAGGCCGGAGATTGGTTGGCGGCCGTGTTCAAGACGGCGCACGCGGCCGTGACGGCCTTCGGCAAGGGTTGGTCGGCCGACGGCAAACGGCCGTGCACGACGTTGACGGCCGCTGTCATCCTGCCGCGCAGCGGTGTTTTCGCCTATGCCTCGGCTGGAGACAGCCATCTCTATCGCTGCGACGGCAAGGCCGGGATCGCGCGCCTGACCACAGTACAGCAGGACGAAAAGGGCCGCCTGACCAGCTGCATTGGCGGAAAACGGCTCGTCATCGACGGCGCCGGCCAGCTCTACCTGATGCGTCCGGGCGAAACCCTGTTGTTCGCCACGGACGGGCTGGATGTCCTCAGTCTGCCGCTGGTCGCGGCCACCGTTGGCGACGCCCCGACCGCTTCGGCCGCCGCCGCCAAGCTGCTGGACCTGGTGGATCGCCGCGCCCATCCCAAACAGGACAACGCCAGTCTCGCCGTGGTCCGCGTTCGGCCTGCCCAGCCCGATGCGGTGGCCGCCCGCGACGCCGGCCTTGCGGGTCGCGCCGGGGCCGCCCGTTAA